The genomic region TAGGTCTGCCAGCAGGGATAAAAAGTTTTTAGTGGCCGGCCACCATCCCTCGAGTACCTGCTCTAGCGACGGTAAGTGTGGCCTCACCCGCTGTCTATCGTCGGCGCGAAGCAATGGCGCAGGAAGCTAGAGGCTAAACTCGATCCCCACGTTTTCTTTAAGGGCCTTCTCGTAGACTACGTGGCCCACGGCGACGTCCTGGATGCCCAGGCCGGTCGAGTCGAATATCGTGATCTCATCGTCGCTCGTGCGGCCAGGCACCCGGCCGATGATGACCTCGCCTATGGTGCCAGCAAGCTTTTTTTCATTAATTAGGCCCTGCCTCCAGGGAACGTTTATCTCGCCGCTATGTGAGGCCTGCTCGATTGAGTCCACGAATACTCGGGCCTTAATGGTAAGGGCGGACTCGAGTTCCTGCTTGCCCGGGGCGTCAGCCCCTATGGCGTTGATGTGCGTGCCAGGCTTCACCCAGTCGGCTATCAGCACCGGCCGCCTCGCAGGGGTGACGGTGGCGACTATATCCGCGTCGGCCACTTCTTCCGCAGTCTTGTACGCGCGGGCATCGTAGCCCAGCTCTGCCCTCACCCTCCCCGCGAAGGCGTCGGCGTGCTCCATGTGGCGGCTGTACACCTTTACAAGCTTAACGCGGGAGCCAAACACCTCCCTGTAGGCGAGCATCTGGGTCCACGCCTGGTGGCCGCTCCCTATGACGCCTATGACCGATGAGTCCTTCCTGGCCAGGTACTTTGCGGCGACGCCCCCCGCCGCCCCGGTCCTCAGGTCTGTCAGGCCGCCAGCGTTAATAATACAAATAAGCTTTCCGGTCATTGGGTCGTTCAATAAAAGGGTGGCCATGACGGTGGGCAGGCCCTTCGAGGGATTATCAGGATGGACGTTGACCCACTTGACCCCTGCCTTATTAACGGAGGGCACGTAGGCGGGCATGGCCCTGAAGTCGCCATAGCCCTCGATGTCCAGATATATTTTTCCGGGCATCCTCGTCCTGCCCTCGGCGTACTCCGCAAAGGCGCGCTCAACCGCGCCAATCGCATCCCTCATGGGTAGCAGCCGCCTGGCTTCGGCATCGTTGATAAGCCTGACCATGATATCACACTAAAAGAAAATATAAGCGTTTTTATTATAAAAGCTTAAGACTTCCAGAGCCCGTGGAGGTTACAGTAGGCCCTCACGGCCACTGCATCTCCCCTGGCATCGAACTCCGCCTCGGGCTTTTCCCCGGGCTTTAAAAGCCTTCTACAGGAACGACCCTCTGAGATGGCCTCTATCCATTCGATGTAGTGCTTCTCCTCCATGGGGTGCGGGACCACACCGACCTTAACCCTGATGCCCGCCGCGGACTTTTCGACGACGGGCACGTGCTTTTCCTTGCTGGCGTCCACCGTGTTCTCCTTTTGCAGAGACATGGGCTGCCCGCAGCATATCAGGTTTACCCCGCCACCGGCGTGGACGACCTCGATTATGTTGCCGCAGATGCTGCATTTATATATTGAGTATAGCTGAGCCATGATATCGCCCTAAAATGTCTCGCACATGACCTGGTAGTATGAGCGCTCGTGGTCGCAGGACGGGCACTTCGCCGGCGGCTCGGTGCCGAAGTGCATGTAGCCGCACTTCCTGCAATACCACCAGACAGGCTCCTTCTTCTTGAACACGGTGCCCGCCTCCACCTCGGCGAGCAGCTTAGTAAACCTCTGGCCATGATGCCTCTCCGCCATGGCAATAGACTCGAGGCGGCCAGCGACATCCTTATAGCCCTCGGCCCTGGCCACCTTTGCAAACTCGGGGTACATAGTCGTGAACTCGTAGGTCTCGCCAGCGACGGCCGCCTTCAGGTTCTCCAGCGTGGTCCCCCAGACAGTGGGGGCGGCCGCCTCGACGCGCACCTCATCGTATTTTTCAGTGGCCTTAGCCTTTAGCTGGCCTATCATCTTGAGCAGCCACTCGGCGTGCTCGTTCTCGTTCATCGCCGTGATCTCGAAGACCTCGGCGATCTGCTCATAGCCCTCCTTGCGGGCGGTGCTCGCATAAAAAGTATACCTGTTGCGGGCCATGCTTTCGCCGATGAAGGCTTTTGTAAGATTCTCTATCGTTTGTTTCATAAGCGACACCTATCGATTATTATTTATCTCATCGCATGGTTTAAATCCTTCTCCCTGAAGGGGCTGGTCAGAGGGATTTCACCCTCCTTGCCAGTTCCCGGCCCATTTCGGCACAGCGTTGCAGCTCTTTTTCGTCAGGCCTGTAATATACCTCGAATCCCTCGTTGATGACGTCTATTCCAGCCGCCCTCATGTCAGCCGCCACGAGCTTTATTGCGCCACCCTTGCCGCCGTGAGAGCCGAAGGCGAACCCGATCTTTTTCTTGGCTAGTTTCCCTGGCTCAAGGCCTTTTAGGTAGCTTAAAAAGTCGGCCACGGTCGGGTACATCTGGTTTTGCAGGGTGGGCGACCCAATCAAAACGGCCCTGGAGTCCAGCATGTCCGGCACGATATTGCTGCGGTGCGTGCCCTCTGCCTTGCCGTCCTTGAGCACATAGACCTTGACCTCTACGCCCTCCTCCATGATGCCCTCCGCGAAGGCTTTGGCCATAGCGTCTGTGGAGCCGTGCATCGAGTCGTATACTATCGTCACCTTGTCTTTCGAAACCCCGTTGCACCAGTTCACATAAGCGTTAACGATATCCGCAGCGTAGGAGCGCCATATGACGCCATGGCTCGGGGCGATCATCTTGATATCGATGCCAAGCCTTCCCGCCTCTTCAAGCTTCTTGAGCACGCGGGGCGCCAGGGGGATTATTAAATTGGCGAAGAACTTCTGGGCGTGCCTCAGCGTCTCCTCTTTGCCTAGCTGATCGTCGAAGCGCTGCGAGGATGCGATGTGCTGGCCGAAGGCGTCGTTGGGGAAGAGAATCTTCTCCTCCACCAGGTACGTGAACATGCTGTCGGGCCAGTGCAGCAGTGGCGCTTCCAGGAACGTGAGCGTCCTGTCCCTGCCCAGGCTCAACGTGTCTCCGCTCTTAACTATCCTGAAGTTCCAGTCCGTGGTATCATAATGCTTCGAGAAGCCCTGCCTGGCGTTGGCGGTGCAATACACCGGCGCTCCGGGTAACAGCTTCGTCAGGGCGGGCAAGGTGCCGGAGTGGTCTTTTTCCACGTGGTTAGCTATCAGATAATCGATCTTCTTCGGATCGACGACCGACCTGATACGCTCTAGTATCTGGTTGTCGAATCCCGGGTATGCGCTATCGATCAGGGCGATCTTGTCGCCAACGACCAGGTATGCGTTGTATGTGGTGCCCGGCAGCGTGTATCCGTGATAGTCACGGATGTTCCAATCGATGGCTCCTACCCAGTATACGCCTTTCGTTATTTCTATTGCTTTCATAGGTCCTCACTTATACCATATTGTTCGTATATTCACGAACGTTCTATTATATGCGAACAATAACTATTTGTAGTTTATGGTCTATTGTGGAATGGATGAGACTAAAAAAGATGGATGAGCGGACGGTGGGGCTTTTTGCCACACAGGAAGGCGTAAGCGCGGTGGATAGCCAGGTGCGCATGAATATACTCTCCATGCTCCGCGAGCGGGAGATGGGCTTCGACGAGATAGTGGCATCCACCGGCAGAGCCAAGTCCACCATATCAGTACACCTGCGGAGCCTTGCCGATGAGGGGATCGTGTCGTCCAGGCCCGACCCTGCCGATGCTCGCAAGAAGATATTTTTCCTGAGCTCAAGCTACCTTGGAGGATTATCGAGGCGGCGCAGGATTGAAAAGGACATGGAGGAATACATATCGAAACATGCCCTATCATCGGATGACCCCTTTGAGTTCTTCCGGCTTATGTTCCGCACAATCAGGGTGGCCCTCCTAAGCGAGGGAATAGACCTGGACCCTGTTTTGCATGAGGCTGGCGAGAAAGTGGGGGAAGCCCTGTATACGAAGGTGGCTGACCCTGACCTGAGTAAGCTATTAAGTAGCCTGGCCACGTTCTGGAAGGCGCAAAGGCTGGGACGCATGGAGGTGAAAAGCCTGGAGCCTCTTATAATCCACGTTTATGACTGCTTCGAGTGCCAGGACCTGCCATTTTTAGGCCGGCCAGCCTGCGCCTTTGACTCCGGCATACTTGAGGCCATCTTTTCCAGGCATTATAATAACAATGTGAGCGTAAAAGAGACGAACTGCTACGCCATGGGCGATGGCTATTGCCGGTTTATCGTCGAGAATAAGAAATGAGCATTTTAATTTTCAGATTTGGCCGCTAGCTTATTACTTTCCATTCCGTGACATCCTCCCGCCAATTTATTGGCGGGCATCCTATATTATGCGCTCGCGCGGCTTTTCATATTCATCCGCACTTTCAGCCTGTCATCTCTCTTGCCGCTGTGTTGTACGCTGCGTTGAGGTCGGCGTCCAGCTTAGCGCCGCAGGAGTGGCACAGGAGCCACCCTTCATAGAACTTCCTCGCGACCAGCCTGCTCCCGCAGCAGTGGCACGTGTTCGACGTGTTCCTCTCGTCGAGAAGCGTTGTGGGTAGTCCGCGCTCAGCCCTTTTGAGAACAATATAGCTGCGCTGTCTACCGTAGCTCCACTTTCCTATTCTCTTTCGGAGCGCTGGCCTACCATTCCCACGATACTGCGCCTGCTTGAATCGGGTGTTCCCAACAGCTATTGTGTAGCCGTTCTTCCTTATAATCTCGAAGTCGCTTATCTCGGCTCCTTCTAGCTGTTTGAGGTGCCAATAAGAAGGGTTCAAGGCACATCCATAGTGTTGCCCTTCACGATAGTGCCAGTATGCATCCACAACAAGAAGGAGGAGTTCTCGCTTTTCTCTATCCTGCCCGTGCGATAGTCCAGACGACACGATACTTTATGGCGGAACGATAGTGTGGACGGCTCGCTCTTTTCTAGCCGCTTCAGCCGTTTCTCCAGCTTCTCCCGCTCGTCGTCTCCACAGCTGGCGAGTTCTTCTATAAGCCTGTCGTACCTGTACTGCCACTCGTCATGCTTGTCCTCGTAGCTCCGCCACATCCAGAGCACCTTGTCGATGCACTGGTCCACATAGCCGGTGGATAAGCCGCACTTCTCCACGATGCCATTATCCTTGACCAGCCTCCGCAACGTCTTCCGGTCGAGCCTCCTCTCGGTGGTCACGAGTTCGTTGATTAAAAGTGAAAAGTTAAGGCTTAAAAAAATTAAAGTCATTAGCAGGCGACATGCTATACGATGATCGATACCCATGCCCATGTTGACACCAGGCCCTATGAGGATTTTGAGGAGATGGCGCTGGCCGGCGTAACCGACGTGCTGACGCTCGCCCACGATCCTATGAGGATGAGCTCGAGCGTGGTCTTTAAAGACCACTTCGAAAGGCTTTTCTGGGAGAGGGAGCGGGTTGAGAAGAATGGCATCAGGCTTCACGTCTGTTTGGGATTGCACCCAAGGGTCAGGCCTGACGACCCTGAGCACTGCCTTGAGCTGCTTGAGTCGTACCTTCAGCGTAAGGATAGGAGGGTAGTTGCGCTGGGCGAGACGGGCCTGGAGACGGGCAGCCCCTTCGAAGCCAACCTGCTCGAACGACAGCTCGAGCTCGCCATCAAGTATCGCCTGCCCATCATAATACACACCCCTCGCTCCAGTAAGGCAGCTATCACGAGGCAGGCCCTGGAAATGCTATCCACATATTCCATCGACAGGAAACGGGTCGTGGTAGACCATGCCGACGGTGGCACGGTAAAGTCCATCCTGGACAGGGGCTACAACGCGGGCCTCACTATACAGCCTTCAAAGCTTACGCCCTCGCAGGCTGCAGAAATCGTAAGACAGTACGATGCCACAATGCTGGTGCTCAACACTGACGCCTCGTCAAACCCCACGGATGTTTTAGGCGTGCCCCGAACGGTTCACCTACTAAAGCTAAACAAAGCCGGCGACGATAGGATAAGGCTGGTGAGCGAGGAGAACGCAAAAAGAATATTCGGGCTCGGCTAATGGCGCGGCTGCACATGCCATCGCTCCTCCAGGCTGGATACCACCATCCGGTACTCGTCGTGAAACAGCCTGCTGTCAAACTCGTGAAACGTCTGCAGCATGTCCCTTCTCTCGGCGTCGGAAAAGTAGTCCATGGCCGGCAAGAAAAAGTGCTCCTCCTCTTTTTCCACATGCCTGGGATAGAACTCGACTATGCTATTGATGCTGGAAATGATGTCCGCCGTGGCTTCGGGCTTGCCCTGGATGTAGCTTTCATTGGCCCTGGCCAGGTCGTTGGTGAGATTCCTGATGAAAACGTGCTCCTCCATGAGGTCATCCATCATTTTTTTGAGGCCGGGCGAGACTGGCTTTTCAGAAAGCCTGACGAACAGGACCCTTTCCTCCTTGCCATGATGGCAGATATCCGCGTATTCCTTTATGAAGCTCGCCGCCGAGCCGATGAAATCCGGGTCTGCACGGCCATATGCGCCTATCCTGTCCAGCTCGACCCTCATCAGGCTGAGCATGCGCTCGATGAGCCTGTGCTCGGCCATAAGCGCCCCGGCTGGCAGCATGCCCCGCTGTACTTGAGCCATAAGTTGCCATGAGGGCTACATTTTTATATCGTTTTTTGAATTTTTTACCATATGTTTCCGTTCAGCGGCCCGTTCGGCGCCGGCCCACTGAGCTTCAACGCCTTCAACTTCTGGGCGACGCGGTTCGGGTGCGGGCTATGGCCCTTCTGCTGGCGAGCCCTTTTATTTTTAATTTTAACCCACGGTCTTTACCATGAGCACCGGGCATGGGGCTTCCCTGACTAGCCGATCAGCGGTGGAGCCTAATAAAAACTGGTAATAATAAGGCCGCTCGGTGGCGCCGATCATCATCAGGTCGTAGCCTTTCCCGGCCTCTTCCAGAACCATGTCGGCGGGCGAACCCTTCATAAATATTTTCTGGGCTTTCACGCCTTTTTTCTTTATGTCATCTAGCAAGGGGTCAAGCACCTTGTCAGCGTCTGACTTTTTGGGGCCTACGTACATGATGGTGATCTCGCCTTTACTTCTGGCCGCGAGCGCCTCGGCCATCCTCACGGCTCTTAAGGCGTTC from Methanocella conradii HZ254 harbors:
- a CDS encoding FprA family A-type flavoprotein, with product MKAIEITKGVYWVGAIDWNIRDYHGYTLPGTTYNAYLVVGDKIALIDSAYPGFDNQILERIRSVVDPKKIDYLIANHVEKDHSGTLPALTKLLPGAPVYCTANARQGFSKHYDTTDWNFRIVKSGDTLSLGRDRTLTFLEAPLLHWPDSMFTYLVEEKILFPNDAFGQHIASSQRFDDQLGKEETLRHAQKFFANLIIPLAPRVLKKLEEAGRLGIDIKMIAPSHGVIWRSYAADIVNAYVNWCNGVSKDKVTIVYDSMHGSTDAMAKAFAEGIMEEGVEVKVYVLKDGKAEGTHRSNIVPDMLDSRAVLIGSPTLQNQMYPTVADFLSYLKGLEPGKLAKKKIGFAFGSHGGKGGAIKLVAADMRAAGIDVINEGFEVYYRPDEKELQRCAEMGRELARRVKSL
- a CDS encoding hemerythrin domain-containing protein is translated as MAQVQRGMLPAGALMAEHRLIERMLSLMRVELDRIGAYGRADPDFIGSAASFIKEYADICHHGKEERVLFVRLSEKPVSPGLKKMMDDLMEEHVFIRNLTNDLARANESYIQGKPEATADIISSINSIVEFYPRHVEKEEEHFFLPAMDYFSDAERRDMLQTFHEFDSRLFHDEYRMVVSSLEERWHVQPRH
- a CDS encoding zinc ribbon domain-containing protein; the protein is MNPSYWHLKQLEGAEISDFEIIRKNGYTIAVGNTRFKQAQYRGNGRPALRKRIGKWSYGRQRSYIVLKRAERGLPTTLLDERNTSNTCHCCGSRLVARKFYEGWLLCHSCGAKLDADLNAAYNTAAREMTG
- a CDS encoding desulfoferrodoxin, whose amino-acid sequence is MAQLYSIYKCSICGNIIEVVHAGGGVNLICCGQPMSLQKENTVDASKEKHVPVVEKSAAGIRVKVGVVPHPMEEKHYIEWIEAISEGRSCRRLLKPGEKPEAEFDARGDAVAVRAYCNLHGLWKS
- a CDS encoding V4R domain-containing protein, translating into MRLKKMDERTVGLFATQEGVSAVDSQVRMNILSMLREREMGFDEIVASTGRAKSTISVHLRSLADEGIVSSRPDPADARKKIFFLSSSYLGGLSRRRRIEKDMEEYISKHALSSDDPFEFFRLMFRTIRVALLSEGIDLDPVLHEAGEKVGEALYTKVADPDLSKLLSSLATFWKAQRLGRMEVKSLEPLIIHVYDCFECQDLPFLGRPACAFDSGILEAIFSRHYNNNVSVKETNCYAMGDGYCRFIVENKK
- a CDS encoding TatD family hydrolase; translation: MIDTHAHVDTRPYEDFEEMALAGVTDVLTLAHDPMRMSSSVVFKDHFERLFWERERVEKNGIRLHVCLGLHPRVRPDDPEHCLELLESYLQRKDRRVVALGETGLETGSPFEANLLERQLELAIKYRLPIIIHTPRSSKAAITRQALEMLSTYSIDRKRVVVDHADGGTVKSILDRGYNAGLTIQPSKLTPSQAAEIVRQYDATMLVLNTDASSNPTDVLGVPRTVHLLKLNKAGDDRIRLVSEENAKRIFGLG
- the ala gene encoding alanine dehydrogenase, with the protein product MVRLINDAEARRLLPMRDAIGAVERAFAEYAEGRTRMPGKIYLDIEGYGDFRAMPAYVPSVNKAGVKWVNVHPDNPSKGLPTVMATLLLNDPMTGKLICIINAGGLTDLRTGAAGGVAAKYLARKDSSVIGVIGSGHQAWTQMLAYREVFGSRVKLVKVYSRHMEHADAFAGRVRAELGYDARAYKTAEEVADADIVATVTPARRPVLIADWVKPGTHINAIGADAPGKQELESALTIKARVFVDSIEQASHSGEINVPWRQGLINEKKLAGTIGEVIIGRVPGRTSDDEITIFDSTGLGIQDVAVGHVVYEKALKENVGIEFSL
- the rbr gene encoding rubrerythrin gives rise to the protein MKQTIENLTKAFIGESMARNRYTFYASTARKEGYEQIAEVFEITAMNENEHAEWLLKMIGQLKAKATEKYDEVRVEAAAPTVWGTTLENLKAAVAGETYEFTTMYPEFAKVARAEGYKDVAGRLESIAMAERHHGQRFTKLLAEVEAGTVFKKKEPVWWYCRKCGYMHFGTEPPAKCPSCDHERSYYQVMCETF